A stretch of the Agromyces larvae genome encodes the following:
- a CDS encoding carbohydrate ABC transporter permease, with translation MVTTTIKTHTDRAVERLFRPRKVAGIKDSRGYTVFRVLNAAAIIAICFATLYPFLNVLAVAFSSQGFINAGQVNIVPRGFNVTTFQLVMSDPQFWRNYGNTVIYTVVATAVSMVLTTMFAYALSKKRLKGRAFFVGVAVFTMFFAGGIIPNYVLINSLGWRNTIWALVIPNAISIFNLLVMKSFFENFPEELEEAASIDGLTTYGILLRIVLPLSKAVLATMVLFYAVSFWNSWFSALLYLSKPDLWPVTLYLRNLLMSASAPDGSDEGLQIAANVKAVTMLLTVLPIVCLYPFLQKYFVSGVMLGSVKA, from the coding sequence GTGGTGACCACGACCATCAAGACGCACACCGACCGGGCCGTCGAGCGGCTCTTCCGCCCGCGGAAGGTCGCGGGCATCAAGGACTCGCGCGGGTACACCGTGTTCCGGGTGCTCAACGCGGCCGCGATCATCGCGATCTGCTTCGCGACGCTGTACCCGTTCCTCAACGTCCTCGCCGTGGCATTCAGCTCGCAGGGATTCATCAACGCCGGCCAGGTCAACATCGTGCCGCGCGGTTTCAACGTCACGACCTTCCAGCTGGTCATGAGCGACCCGCAGTTCTGGCGCAACTACGGCAACACCGTGATCTACACGGTCGTCGCGACCGCCGTGTCCATGGTGCTCACCACGATGTTCGCCTACGCGCTGTCGAAGAAGCGGCTGAAGGGCCGGGCGTTCTTCGTCGGCGTCGCGGTGTTCACGATGTTCTTCGCCGGCGGCATCATCCCGAACTACGTGCTCATCAACTCGCTCGGCTGGCGCAACACGATCTGGGCGCTCGTCATCCCGAACGCGATCAGCATCTTCAATCTGCTCGTCATGAAGTCCTTCTTCGAGAACTTCCCCGAAGAGCTCGAGGAAGCCGCGTCGATCGACGGCCTCACGACATACGGCATCCTGCTGCGCATCGTGCTGCCGCTCAGCAAGGCAGTGCTCGCGACGATGGTGCTGTTCTACGCGGTGAGCTTCTGGAACTCCTGGTTCTCGGCACTGCTCTACCTGAGCAAACCCGACCTGTGGCCCGTCACGCTCTACCTGCGCAACCTGCTCATGTCCGCGTCCGCACCCGACGGGTCCGACGAGGGCCTGCAGATCGCGGCGAACGTCAAGGCCGTCACGATGCTGCTCACCGTGCTGCCGATCGTCTGCCTCTACCCGTTCCTGCAGAAGTACTTCGTCTCGGGCGTCATGCTCGGCTCGGTCAAGGCCTGA